CTGTACTGCTACTCCATGCTGGAAGAGCTGTAACCCTATCACAGTGTTTCTCCCTGCAGGTACGGctggtacaaaacacaggtcacaggtcattgttttaccaatacagaaaatATCCCaagcacttgtaaaagctaaccttaggcctaattaggcctaaacagaaatttttaggcctaaggttagcttttacaagtgtttgggatactttctgtactGGTAAAACAAGggcctgtgacctgtgttttgtacctgccgcTGCAGGTAACAATGTACATGTAGTAGAATCAGGGCTTCTGATATTTCGCGCGGTCGCGGACCCGCGAAATTCAGGTTTTTCCGCGAAATACCGGGAAATCCGCCAGAAATATTTCCAAATACATGTCGGCAAAACATATTTAATTCTTATCTTGTCTATTTGACCTATTTTGTTACCCCAAACGTCCAAATTTATCTTGAAACTTCGTCACTGCAACGAGTAAACAACGTCCCAAAACTACCAGGCGTTTTTAGATGAACGTTGCGAAAAACTGGGCACCAACCATAATCTTAATAGCTTTAACATTGAAAGAGCAAATGATTATCCCTGTTAAAAAAACGTTGAACAACGCTGGTCATAACGACGCGAAAATTGAGTCGATTTTAGCgaaatttgccaaaaaaaaatccagcGAAATCGGCTGTTTTTTACTGATTGTTTCTCGGCGAAGTTTCCTCCCGAAATCTCCCGTGAAATCGGCCgattttttacaaatttgcCCCTGAGAATCCTtcgaaatttcaattttttgcgTTAAAATCTCGCGAAATCAGCCGATTTCTCAGcgaattttgtcttttttatcGCGAAAATCCCGCGAAATCGGCCGATTTTTCCGCGAATTTACCCCTGAAAATTCCGcgaaattttgattttttttccgcgAAATATCAGAAGCCCCGTATAATATACTGCTGGTACACAGGGCTACACCTGTGTGCAGAAAACCAACATGAAGGGAGGTATCTTCTttatgtaaaagaaaaaagccatGTCTCAAACCTGTAGATGTTCAGATCTGAAGCGTGAAGTTCAAACTGCTATACACCCTGCCCAGAgctgtcaaaaataattcattgtAACTAGAAAGGGGAATTTAAGAAAGTCCATGGCATTGGGGCTTGGATTTTCTCTCTGCTCTCATGTATttcgtcttcttttttttttttggggggggggaatGTACCTGATGAAACTGTACTTGTATTCGGCAATATTTCTAGTCACAGGTGCATTTTGACAGCTTTGCCAGCATCCACAAAGTGACCATCTAAGTATTATAAAGAATGGAATTGATAGAATTAATAGTAGTAGCATATTAAAGTTTATTTAGCTTGtaaaaatagcattttttAGGAGAATGCCAATTCCTTGCTTCCATTTGCTTtccacaaggaaaaaaattcttgctaTGTGGACTAAGCCAGGTTTCTTTGATTGTGTTGacctttatttcattttaatgatCCAACCTAAACGAAATATGAGCATTTTAATTTCTTGCTTTCCCTAGTTTTGACCTTCTTATTTTTGATGTTGGATACTGTAtttcaaactttttgtttcctttttttagtAACCCATACATGTACAACAGAACTTATTACAGTACagaataaacaagaaaacataATAACATACTAAAGCAGTTACAAGGAAGCCTATAAAGAAGCTGAAAGCTTATAGTCCAGCAGGCAACACTGCAATAAGTTTGATAAGGATTTGCGAGGGAGTAATACAAGGACAGCAACGTTTTAGAAGAAAGATAAAAGCAGTCTTGGCAATAATTCCAGTAGACGTCGAAATCTTCTTTGAAACAAGACTAATGTGACGTTTCCATGAAAGATTATGGTCAATGGGGACGCCAAGAAATTTAGTTTCGTTAACATGCTTAATCACAATATTTTCCAAAACCAGCAGGACACAAACGTTAAGTTCCTTTGCCTTGGATggaaaaacattaaatttgtttttgacaaaGTCAAGGATAACTTACTGTATTAGCTTTTAGCCTAATCGATATTTTTGTAAGTTCATTAGTAACGATGGAATTGAGTTGATTTACAGACTCTATGGTAAATTTCTTGATAATATGGTACTGTGaactatttttttcaacatccATGTTAAACGTTTTGGTGTGAAATTTTCAGcacaaatttattattaaagacTTTGGtgcttttgttgttcttttaaGGTGAATTATGTTAAGAAATCACATGAATTCAGGGCAGCAATTGGGAAGCAGAAGCTGGAGATCCACCTAGCCAATGTTATGGATCTTCCCTTCCCAGAGAATTTTTTTGATTGTGTCTTTCACACAAATTGTTACTACTTCTGGCCAGATCTTGAAAAAGGAATCGCCGAACTTAAACGTGTTATAAAGCCAGGTGGATTGATGGCCACAGGTCTGGTTTACGACAGGTTAAAGGATCTGAGTCATAATGGTGTTATGAAGTATGGATCTCATTGGTGTCCAGAGAGTTACATGGTCAAACTTAAAGAGGCAGGATTCACAGGggttaccatggaaaccttTACTAAATCATCTGGCTTCAGCTACCAAGTTATATTTgctttgaattaattttactgAAGGGAGGTGGCTAGCCTGAGCGCAAGCTTTCTCGCGCGATGCGGGTGGGCGTGccgagagagagagagagagagagagtgtgagagagagagagagagagagag
The DNA window shown above is from Acropora palmata chromosome 7, jaAcrPala1.3, whole genome shotgun sequence and carries:
- the LOC141886768 gene encoding putative methyltransferase YdaC isoform X1; the encoded protein is MAAIIRGNVVDFIARNLREPKGIGGIFIRPSLTHTLLISRNELRETENIGSRDLYVLIANFLLEEILKKRNHALENEVVLHLNIKRNHRVLEVGFGPGIGISAALKRVEHGSGRVYGVDISEQMVNYVKKSHEFRAAIGKQKLEIHLANVMDLPFPENFFDCVFHTNCYYFWPDLEKGIAELKRVIKPGGLMATGLVYDRLKDLSHNGVMKYGSHWCPESYMVKLKEAGFTGVTMETFTKSSGFSYQVIFALN
- the LOC141886768 gene encoding putative methyltransferase YdaC isoform X2; the encoded protein is MAAIIRGNVVDFIARNLREPKGIGGIFIREILKKRNHALENEVVLHLNIKRNHRVLEVGFGPGIGISAALKRVEHGSGRVYGVDISEQMVNYVKKSHEFRAAIGKQKLEIHLANVMDLPFPENFFDCVFHTNCYYFWPDLEKGIAELKRVIKPGGLMATGLVYDRLKDLSHNGVMKYGSHWCPESYMVKLKEAGFTGVTMETFTKSSGFSYQVIFALN